In Kaistella sp. 97-N-M2, the sequence GCGCGATATCCTGGATCTCATTCCGAAAGAGAAAATTACGGAATATCTGGAGGAATGATGGATGAATGATTGGTGATGATGGATGATGGATGATTGGTGGTTTAAAAATAATTAACCTTTCGGAAAATTTTAAAAAATTCAAAAAAAGTTCCAGAGCAGAATACCGCTTTGGAACTTTTTAGTATTAAGAAAACTAACCCGTTTCTATTTCTGAAGTTTGTTCAATAACATTTCAGCTACTTTTTCAGAAGAAGCCGGATTTTGTCCCGTGATCAATAAACCATCTTCTATCGCATATTCTTCGAAATCTCCTTTTTTACTGTAGATTCCGCCATTTTCTTTCAACATATCTTCCACCAAAAAGGGCACGACGTCGGTAAGTTGCACCAAAGCTTCTTCCGTGTTCGTAAATCCGGTGACTTCTTTGCCTTTTACCAAAGGTTCACCCTGCGCATTTTTTACATGTTTCAACGCTGCGGGTGCGTGACAAACAAAAGAGACCGGTTTATCGGAATTATAAAAATTTTCGATGAGTTTTGCAGATTCTTTACTTTCGGCCAGATCCCAGAGTGGTCCGTGACCGCCGGGGTAAAATACGGCATCGAAATCCTCAGAAGAAACGTTGGCAAGCTTGTGCGTTTTGCTTAATTTTTCCTGAAGTTCGGCATCTGCTTTAAATCTTTTTGTGGATTCGGTTTGATTTTCCGGTTTATCACTTGTGGGATCGATGGGTGGCTGCCCGCCTTTTGGCGACGCTAAAGTCACCTCAACTCCTTTATCAACTAAATAATAATATGGACTTGCAAATTCTTCGATCCAGAAACCGGTTTTCTCCCCGGTGTTTCCCAACTGATCGTGGGAGGTTAAGACAAATAATATTTTCATATCTATTTTTTTAAGTGTTTAAATTTTTAATAATATTTTGAAAATTCATATTGAACAATACATTTTAACGCAAAGCACCGCAAAAATTTATTTAAAAAAATGCTGTTTTAGGCGGTTCTCTAAGTTCGCAAAGGCGTTTGACTTCGTTGAATCTTCGATTTCACTCAGCAATGTTCGCAATGAATTTAGCAATATTAATTTTGTTGATATCTACTTTTAGTAACTCATTTCTATAATTTTTTGCACATCCGTTGGTGTTAAGGATTTGTGTTCGCCAAGTCCCATCCATTCTCTTTCGGTAAAACGTTTTGCAACGATGCTTCCAGTTTCCTGGTAATCTTTGGTGTAGTCGGATAATTTAATATCGATTCCTAAAGATTTGAAGAATCCGTCGGTTTTTTCAATTCCGGCGTGGGCTTTTTCTTCCAAAGTTCCTTCCGTCACGTTCCAGACGCGCTCGGCATATTGCGCCAGCTTTTCTTTCTTCGCGTCGAAATTGTAGCGGTAATGATTTCCGGCCAAAATGGCCAAAGTTCTGGCATGATCGATGCCGTACATCGCCGTAAGTTCGTGTCCCATGGAGTGAACGGCCCAGTCGCCGGGGACGCCCTGCTGAATTAAGCCATTCAGCGCCATTGTACAACTCCACATAAAATTAGAAGCTGCTTCATAATCGGACGGATCTTTCATAATCACGGGCGCAACTTCAACCAAAGTCTGCATAATGCTTTCCGCAAAACGGTCCTGCAGTTTTGCACCAATCGGATACGTCATGTATTGCTCCATCACGTGGGTGAAAGCATCTGCAACGCCGTTCGCGAGCTGACGCGGAGGAATCGATTTGATGACTTCGGGATCGAGGACCGAAAACTGCGGAAACATTCCGGGTCCGCCGAAAGCCAGTTTTTCTTTCGTTTCCGCGCGCGTAATAACGGAGCCGGAATTCATTTCAGAACCTGTTGCGGGCAGCGTTAGCACTGTTCCAAAAGGCAAACCTTTCGTCACGGGCTTTTTGTTCGTTAATAAATCCCACGGTGTTTCGCCTTCGTATAAAGCTGCAGCGGATAAAAACTTGGTTCCGTCGATCACCGAACCGCCGCCCACCGCCAAAAGATAGGTAATGCTTTCTTCTTTAATGATTGTCAGCGCGTCCAGCAAGATGCTGTATTCCGGGTTTGCGGGAATGCCGCCAAATTCCAAGACTTCATAATTGGAAAGTGCTTTTTTCACCTTTTCGTAAATGCCGTTTTTCATAATACTTCCGCCCCCGTAAAGCATGAGTATTTTTGAATCTGCCGGAATTTCTGTGCTTAAATTTTCGATCTCGCCTTTACCAAACAATATTTTTGTTGGATTTCTGTATTTAAAATTGTTCATATCTTTTGTTTATCTGTTTATATTTTTACGATCATTTTGCCTTTATTCTTTCCCTCAAAAAGATCCAGAAAAGCCTGCGGAATATTTTTAAAACCTTCAACAATTGTTTCTGTAGAAATCAGTTTTCCCTCGGAAAGCCATTGCGACAACTGCTTCATACCGTCCGGAAATTGCTCCGCGTAATTGCCGACGATGAAGCCCTGCATCAAGGCGCTTTTCCGAATAAGGAAATGTTCCACGCGCGGACCTTGCGGAATCGAGGTGTCGTTGTACGCGGAAATCGCGCCGCAGACAACAATCCTGCCCAATCGGTTGATATTCGCATGCACGCTGTCGGAAATTGTGCCTCCTACATTATCAAAATAAATATCCACACCGTCCGGACAAGCTTCTGAGATTGCCTTCGTCATATTTTCGGTGGTGTTGTAATTGATTGCCGCATCAAAACCAAATTTGGTTTTCAGCATTTCCACTTTTTCCTTACTTCCGGCAATTCCAACCACGCGACAACCGAATATTTTAGCGATTTGTCCTACGACGCTTCCCACAGCGCCCGCCGCGCCGGAAACCACGATGGTTTCGCCTTTTTGAGGTTTACCGATTTCTGTGAGGCCGAAATAAGCCGTTAAGCCCGTCATTCCCAAAACACCCAAATAATTGGAAAGCGGTGCTGCGCTGTTATCTACTTTCAGAAGATTTTTCCCGGAAGACGTTTGAAATTCTTTCCAGTCCAGGGAGCCCGTTACAAAATCGCCAACTTTGTACTGATCGTTCTGCGATTCCACCACTTCCGCAACTACGCCGGAGTTCATGGCTTTTTGAAGTTCAAACGGCGGCACATAGGATTTCGCGTCGCTCATTCTGCCTCGCAAGTACGGATCAACGGAAACGAATTTTGTTTTCAGGAGAATTTCGCCGTCTTTTAGAAGAGGCATTTCTTCTTCTACAAATTTAAAATCCGAAAGCTGGGGTTTTCCCACGGGACGACTGTTTAGGGTGATTGTATTGTTCATATTTTTGATTTTAATTAATTATTACACTTTAAATTTCCATTTTTAAATTTTACTTCACCATTCTCAACCTTGGCCAGCCAACTTCCGACTTTCAACCGCGATCGTCAGTCTGACGATCTTGTTCCGCCGACATCAAAACTCAGAGCGTCGACTTTTCCGGGAAATAACTGAACGTTCATTCTTTAAAAAAGAAAAAAATTACATTTTAATTGCGTCCCAGGCCACCTGAAACATTTCCGCTTTTATTTTATCATTTACGGTAAAAACGTCGCGCTCCTGCATTTCGAGTAAGAAAGACAGGGGATAAATGGTATGCGCGTACAAAATATAATCGGACAGCGGCTTAATGATGCCTTCGGTTTTTCCGCGCTCCCACAAATCGAGCAAGGGCTGCAGATGTTTTAAACCCTCAATGCGGATATGCTCATCGATCATGGGACTGTTGTCGCACTGAGAGAGAAAAGTGGCTTTGCTGACTTCGTTTAATTTATAGGTGGCGATATTGAACCAGATGATCTCAAAGCCTTTCTTTACCGACATTTCCGAGCTGTAACCGTCGAAGGCGCTTTCGCTGAACGATTCCTTAACCTTTAAATACAGGCTGTTGATGAGATCCTGCTTGTGGTCGAAATAAAGATAAATCGTGGCCGGACTAACGCCCGCAAGGTTCGCGATCTTCGACATAGGCGTGTTGTGAAAACCGTGGTTATTCACCAGTGTGAGTGTTGCATCGAGGAGCGCACCCTTCTTATCAGTAATTTTTTCTTTTTTAAGCATTGCGTAAAATTTAAGTGAAAGGCGAAGAATATTTTATGTTCTTCCAAAGGAAGTAGTCGCTTTTCACTCCGCAAAGATAGGGAAAAAAGAATGAACGTTTATTTTTTAAATTAAAATTCTCTATAATGAAAAATCAGAATGAATTTTATGCGTTAAGACTCAAGCAGCGGCGCGATCTGAGAAACGACCGCAGTGGGATGAACGCCCTGCTGTAAAGAATCGACGGCGACCTGAAAGGCCAGAATTTCACGACCCAGTTCGCGGCTTTTTTGTTCGATCAGAGGGAGAAGATCAGTGAATTTTATTGAAAAACACTGCGTCGTAAAAGCGGAATGTATTTTTTCGGCGATTTCCATATCGTCTTCGCCGTAAGCTTTGCCCGCGAGGAGCGGCAGAATAAATTCTTCTTCCACGAGAAAGTCGTCCGCCTGCGGAAAAGTTTGCACAAATTCCGGGAAATTAAAACGTGTTTTGGCGCTGTTGAGAATAAAATCCGTAACCAAATCCAATTCTTCCGCGGAAAGGTGGCTTAAAGCATTTTCTTCGCCGTCACCGAAATCATCTTCGTCACCGAAATCGAAATGGTCCTCCGCAAAAAGATCATCGTCACGGAAAAACTCGTCGTCCCGGGCTACCTCTGCCGTAAACTCCAGATCGGCTTCCGCGGCGGAATTGGTGGAGCCTAATTTATTTTTATTGATTTCCTGCTGCACACGCTGATAGAAATCGGTGAAACGGAAGTCGTATTCGGCGTCGAGGTGCAGAAGTTCCGCTTCGACGTCGGCTAAAAGTTCGGTATCCTCTTCGGTAATTTCTTCGGGCGTCGCTACTTCGGAAAGCCAAATCTTATCGCGCTGCAAAATGCAGTAGATGCGGAAAATAACTTCCTGCGCTTTTTCGCGGTCGTCTTCAATAAGGATGTCAAAGGCGGAGAGGTTTTCGAGGTAGAACGGTTTGGAGATCATTTAAAATTAGCTTTTATTTAAATATAAGCCTGTAAAATTAGGATAAATCCTTTTAATTAAAAACTATTTCGGCGGTGTTCGGTAGTGATTATTTCTTTTAAATCATTTAATTTGCGCGCAAAACCGAATTCAAAATAATTACGAACTTACTCAAGAAGGATCAAAGAGCCAAATTTCTACTTTGCAACAATTCGATAAATAATTTTGTACCAAAAACCTCAAGCGTCGGATTTTACTTTGAATTTTTAGGGCGAGGCCTACAGTCGTTTACGCACGGATTTTTAATCTTTATTTTCTTCTAAACTTTCGAATTTTCGATAGGAGTCTTTTAGTTCATTAAGTTGATTTTGAACAACTTCAGTGCTTTCCGGACAAAGATCGCCACTGTCCACTGCGTTTTCAAAAGCTTTAATCGCGGCTTTCTCGCCGAAAAGAACATTCTCCAGCGTCGCTTCGCCTTTGTTAAAAGATAGTGCGTTTTTTACATCGATCCAGGTTCTGTGCAATCCGCCTGCAACCGTGGCGTTATCATCGGGATCACCACCCTTTTCCTGAATAAGCGAAGAAAGTTCTGTCCGGAATCTGTTGGACTGAATGACAGCGTGGTCATATTCCTGCCGAAGTTTTGGATAAGAGGAGATCATTTTGGCATCCACATTTTTAAATCCTTCTAATCGGTCGTTGGTGATCTGGAGGAGATTATTTAAAACGTCGACTGTTTTATTGTTTTCCATGTCAAAATATTTTTGGGGTTAATGTCTTCCCGAAGTACAATTTAAAGACCAATTAAAAATGGATTTTGCTGTTAGGATCTTATCGGGAACAATTTCTACTCTGCAGAAAACCAAATATTAAAATAGTTTTGAATTCTAAACCGGACAATCTCTGAAAGCTTGGCAAAGGAATTCCCGAAAGATCTTTGAGGGTGAAATTTTATTGTCAGGAGAAA encodes:
- a CDS encoding type 1 glutamine amidotransferase domain-containing protein, whose amino-acid sequence is MKILFVLTSHDQLGNTGEKTGFWIEEFASPYYYLVDKGVEVTLASPKGGQPPIDPTSDKPENQTESTKRFKADAELQEKLSKTHKLANVSSEDFDAVFYPGGHGPLWDLAESKESAKLIENFYNSDKPVSFVCHAPAALKHVKNAQGEPLVKGKEVTGFTNTEEALVQLTDVVPFLVEDMLKENGGIYSKKGDFEEYAIEDGLLITGQNPASSEKVAEMLLNKLQK
- a CDS encoding iron-containing alcohol dehydrogenase — protein: MNNFKYRNPTKILFGKGEIENLSTEIPADSKILMLYGGGSIMKNGIYEKVKKALSNYEVLEFGGIPANPEYSILLDALTIIKEESITYLLAVGGGSVIDGTKFLSAAALYEGETPWDLLTNKKPVTKGLPFGTVLTLPATGSEMNSGSVITRAETKEKLAFGGPGMFPQFSVLDPEVIKSIPPRQLANGVADAFTHVMEQYMTYPIGAKLQDRFAESIMQTLVEVAPVIMKDPSDYEAASNFMWSCTMALNGLIQQGVPGDWAVHSMGHELTAMYGIDHARTLAILAGNHYRYNFDAKKEKLAQYAERVWNVTEGTLEEKAHAGIEKTDGFFKSLGIDIKLSDYTKDYQETGSIVAKRFTEREWMGLGEHKSLTPTDVQKIIEMSY
- a CDS encoding NADP-dependent oxidoreductase, which gives rise to MNNTITLNSRPVGKPQLSDFKFVEEEMPLLKDGEILLKTKFVSVDPYLRGRMSDAKSYVPPFELQKAMNSGVVAEVVESQNDQYKVGDFVTGSLDWKEFQTSSGKNLLKVDNSAAPLSNYLGVLGMTGLTAYFGLTEIGKPQKGETIVVSGAAGAVGSVVGQIAKIFGCRVVGIAGSKEKVEMLKTKFGFDAAINYNTTENMTKAISEACPDGVDIYFDNVGGTISDSVHANINRLGRIVVCGAISAYNDTSIPQGPRVEHFLIRKSALMQGFIVGNYAEQFPDGMKQLSQWLSEGKLISTETIVEGFKNIPQAFLDLFEGKNKGKMIVKI
- a CDS encoding TetR/AcrR family transcriptional regulator, whose translation is MLKKEKITDKKGALLDATLTLVNNHGFHNTPMSKIANLAGVSPATIYLYFDHKQDLINSLYLKVKESFSESAFDGYSSEMSVKKGFEIIWFNIATYKLNEVSKATFLSQCDNSPMIDEHIRIEGLKHLQPLLDLWERGKTEGIIKPLSDYILYAHTIYPLSFLLEMQERDVFTVNDKIKAEMFQVAWDAIKM
- a CDS encoding PA2169 family four-helix-bundle protein; protein product: MENNKTVDVLNNLLQITNDRLEGFKNVDAKMISSYPKLRQEYDHAVIQSNRFRTELSSLIQEKGGDPDDNATVAGGLHRTWIDVKNALSFNKGEATLENVLFGEKAAIKAFENAVDSGDLCPESTEVVQNQLNELKDSYRKFESLEENKD